A single region of the Massilia sp. erpn genome encodes:
- a CDS encoding riboflavin synthase: MFTGIVAAVGKINTVTPLEGGLDAGVRLNIDAGGLPLADVALGDSIAINGACMTVVEKSASGFTVDVSRESLNCTVGLDTTTEVNLEKALTLAERLGGHLVSGHVDGLGVVRKFEPVGESWELVIEAPRDLAKYLAFKGSVVVNGVSLTVNRVEDIGSGAGLVCQFSINLIPHTIQVTTLKHLKAGAKVNLEIDLIARYVERMLSVEKAAS, encoded by the coding sequence ATGTTTACTGGTATCGTTGCCGCAGTCGGCAAAATCAACACCGTCACCCCGCTGGAAGGCGGCCTGGATGCAGGCGTGCGCCTGAATATCGATGCGGGCGGCCTGCCGCTGGCCGACGTGGCGCTGGGCGATTCCATCGCCATCAACGGCGCCTGCATGACGGTAGTGGAAAAGAGCGCCAGCGGCTTCACCGTCGATGTCTCGCGCGAAAGCCTGAACTGCACCGTGGGCCTGGACACCACCACTGAAGTGAACCTGGAAAAAGCCCTGACCCTGGCCGAACGCCTGGGCGGCCACCTGGTCTCCGGCCACGTCGATGGCCTGGGCGTGGTGCGCAAGTTCGAACCGGTGGGCGAGTCCTGGGAGCTGGTGATCGAAGCGCCGCGCGACCTGGCCAAATACCTGGCCTTCAAAGGCTCGGTGGTGGTCAACGGCGTTTCGCTGACGGTCAACCGTGTCGAGGATATCGGCAGCGGCGCCGGCCTGGTCTGCCAGTTCTCCATCAACCTGATCCCGCACACCATCCAGGTCACGACCCTCAAACACCTGAAAGCCGGCGCCAAGGTCAATCTGGAAATCGACCTGATCGCGCGCTATGTGGAGCGCATGCTGTCGGTGGAAAAGGCCGCCAGCTGA
- the ribD gene encoding bifunctional diaminohydroxyphosphoribosylaminopyrimidine deaminase/5-amino-6-(5-phosphoribosylamino)uracil reductase RibD, with the protein MKIASDLEGMRLALEWAAKGLYTTSPNPRIGCVIVRDGEVIGAGVTQAAGQDHAEIQAMKDAQQRGHDVRGATAYVTLEPCSHHGRTPPCADALVRAGLGRVVAAMEDPNPLVAGQGMRKLAAAGIAVASGLLAAEAHEMNIGFFSRMQRGQPWVRMKSAASLDGMTALHNGQSQWITGPEARADGHAWRARACAILTGIGTVKADDPQLNVRAVQTPRQPRRIVIDSKLEISPSARILEGGGTWIVAAVADPEKEAALRERGAEIIVLPNAQGKVDLPELMRELGRRQINELHVEAGSKLNGSLIREGCVDELLLYLAPALLGDAQGMFALPALAELSGKYDLKFHEFKQIGNDLRILARFNPQ; encoded by the coding sequence ATGAAGATTGCAAGCGATCTGGAAGGCATGCGCCTGGCCCTGGAATGGGCGGCGAAAGGCTTGTACACCACGTCCCCGAACCCGCGCATCGGTTGCGTGATCGTGCGCGATGGCGAGGTGATCGGCGCCGGCGTGACCCAGGCCGCAGGCCAGGACCACGCCGAAATCCAGGCCATGAAGGATGCCCAGCAGCGCGGCCACGATGTGCGCGGCGCCACCGCCTATGTGACGCTGGAGCCGTGCAGCCACCATGGCCGCACCCCGCCTTGCGCCGATGCCCTGGTGCGCGCCGGACTGGGACGCGTGGTGGCAGCGATGGAAGATCCGAATCCGCTGGTGGCGGGGCAGGGCATGCGCAAGCTGGCGGCGGCCGGCATCGCGGTGGCGAGCGGCCTGCTGGCGGCCGAAGCCCATGAAATGAATATCGGCTTCTTCTCGCGCATGCAGCGCGGCCAACCCTGGGTGCGCATGAAGTCGGCCGCCAGCCTGGATGGCATGACGGCCCTGCACAATGGCCAGAGCCAGTGGATCACCGGTCCCGAAGCCCGTGCCGACGGCCACGCCTGGCGCGCCCGCGCCTGCGCCATCCTGACCGGCATCGGCACCGTCAAGGCCGATGACCCGCAACTGAATGTGCGCGCGGTGCAGACGCCGCGCCAGCCGCGCCGCATCGTCATTGACAGCAAGCTTGAAATCAGCCCGTCCGCCCGCATCCTGGAAGGTGGTGGAACGTGGATCGTGGCCGCTGTTGCCGACCCAGAAAAGGAAGCGGCCTTGCGCGAGCGGGGCGCCGAGATCATCGTGCTGCCGAATGCGCAGGGCAAGGTTGATTTGCCGGAGCTGATGCGCGAGCTGGGACGGCGCCAGATCAACGAGCTGCATGTGGAAGCCGGCTCCAAGCTGAATGGTTCACTGATCCGCGAAGGCTGCGTGGACGAGCTGCTGCTCTACCTCGCACCGGCCCTGCTGGGCGATGCGCAAGGCATGTTCGCGCTGCCCGCGCTCGCTGAGCTGAGCGGAAAATACGATTTGAAATTCCATGAGTTTAAGCAGATCGGCAACGACCTGCGTATTCTTGCCCGATTCAACCCACAATAG
- a CDS encoding GspH/FimT family protein produces the protein MLALKGRRPGFSLLELLLVLAVATLLLGIATPSFRSVIEGQQLRVAAADLLSAIHLARSQAIARGRTVTLASSGGDWTQGWQVFIDRNANQRRDAGEELLVRHDPLPQGLRSDSKFSSPASPPYIAYNMAGRGCAAANSQAARWGALTLELGGQRRRIVINMLGRARLCDPLGEPAACGAAAP, from the coding sequence ATGCTGGCGCTGAAAGGGCGGCGTCCCGGTTTCAGCCTGCTCGAATTGCTGCTGGTGCTGGCCGTCGCAACGCTGCTGCTGGGCATCGCCACGCCCAGCTTCCGTTCCGTCATCGAAGGCCAGCAGTTGCGCGTTGCCGCCGCCGATCTGCTGTCGGCCATCCATCTGGCGCGCTCGCAAGCCATTGCACGCGGCCGCACGGTGACGCTCGCGTCCAGCGGCGGCGACTGGACGCAGGGCTGGCAGGTTTTCATCGACCGCAACGCCAACCAGCGCCGCGATGCCGGCGAAGAGCTGCTGGTGCGCCACGATCCCCTGCCGCAAGGCTTGCGCAGCGATTCGAAGTTTTCCTCGCCCGCAAGCCCGCCCTATATTGCCTATAATATGGCCGGACGCGGTTGCGCCGCCGCCAACAGCCAGGCCGCCCGCTGGGGTGCGCTGACGCTGGAATTGGGCGGCCAGCGCCGCCGCATCGTAATCAATATGCTGGGCAGGGCGCGCTTATGCGACCCGCTCGGCGAACCGGCCGCCTGCGGCGCAGCGGCCCCTTAG
- a CDS encoding type IV pilin protein, whose translation MRRQGFSLIEMMVALTILAIVAGAALPAWSSAVIRARRIEAQALLLALMQQQERYFTQHNTYIAFSSGASDPAARQFQWWTGRKAETSAYEVEGRACEGEEIRNCIQLVATPGTRRVDASFKDRQCEALTLTSTGLRLASGPARQCWR comes from the coding sequence ATGCGCAGGCAAGGTTTTTCGCTCATTGAAATGATGGTCGCGCTGACCATCCTCGCCATTGTCGCTGGGGCCGCGCTGCCGGCTTGGAGCAGCGCGGTGATCCGCGCCCGCCGCATCGAGGCGCAAGCCTTGCTGCTGGCGCTGATGCAGCAGCAGGAGCGCTACTTCACCCAGCACAATACCTATATCGCCTTCTCGTCCGGTGCCAGCGATCCGGCGGCGCGCCAGTTCCAGTGGTGGACGGGACGCAAAGCCGAAACCAGCGCCTACGAGGTGGAGGGGCGGGCCTGCGAAGGCGAGGAAATCCGCAATTGCATCCAGCTGGTCGCCACGCCCGGCACGCGGCGCGTGGACGCCAGCTTCAAGGACCGCCAATGCGAAGCCTTGACCTTGACCAGCACCGGCCTGCGCCTGGCCTCCGGTCCGGCCCGACAATGCTGGCGCTGA
- a CDS encoding pilus assembly protein PilX, whose amino-acid sequence MRRKREAGATLLVVLLMLAGILLLGASGAQMALQDEMAARAGRDRLVAFQAAEDALMDAEKDIGGAPGVPPERSAHFSGDGSAFTADCGGVASAAGLCHGMEGEAPAWQSVDLAAAGVPFGRFTGAAMETGRGTLPFTRPRYVIERLPYRLAGEEAATPPHHYYRVTAIGFGPRPSAEVVLQATLADKAAVRLSWREVSNWRELHEAAKRK is encoded by the coding sequence ATGCGGCGCAAGCGGGAAGCCGGCGCCACTCTGCTGGTTGTTTTGCTGATGCTGGCCGGGATATTGCTGTTGGGAGCATCGGGTGCGCAAATGGCCTTGCAGGACGAGATGGCGGCGCGGGCCGGGCGTGACCGGCTGGTGGCTTTCCAGGCTGCGGAGGATGCATTGATGGACGCGGAAAAAGATATCGGCGGCGCGCCCGGCGTCCCACCCGAGCGCAGCGCGCACTTCAGCGGCGACGGCAGCGCCTTCACAGCCGATTGCGGTGGCGTGGCGTCGGCCGCAGGCCTGTGCCACGGCATGGAGGGCGAAGCGCCCGCGTGGCAGAGCGTGGACCTGGCCGCGGCGGGCGTACCTTTCGGCCGCTTTACCGGCGCCGCCATGGAAACCGGACGCGGCACGCTGCCGTTCACGCGTCCCCGCTATGTGATCGAGCGCCTGCCATACCGCTTGGCTGGCGAGGAGGCCGCCACGCCGCCGCATCACTACTACCGCGTGACGGCGATCGGCTTTGGGCCGCGCCCGAGCGCCGAAGTGGTGCTGCAGGCCACGCTGGCGGACAAGGCCGCGGTGCGGCTCAGCTGGCGCGAGGTATCCAACTGGCGTGAATTGCACGAAGCGGCAAAGCGCAAATAG
- a CDS encoding PilW family protein, giving the protein MSRHCTGRAACAGMGLAEMMVALLLGMVLALAAAGMLVASNAAYVNHGAQVRLDDGGRLALALIGQALRQAAFVNWESGQAPGVPQDRSASIAGLDAHILPRASQAIDGARPGGVNGSDVLALRFAGSSAGSGGAAADGSMLNCAGFAVGGGVSGAEQGWSIFYVALAADGEAELRCKYRADAGWTSDALVRGIDTFQVLYGLDTDTPPDGIPNRFLNATEINALDEALVLAAGSASERQLERNRKTHWKRVASVRVALLLHGEFASRPAGPPLRYALFGPEYADEPGALIDEAAMPKSLQERARRLFAISVVLRNTGKG; this is encoded by the coding sequence ATGAGCAGGCATTGCACCGGCCGCGCCGCCTGCGCTGGCATGGGGCTGGCCGAAATGATGGTGGCGCTGCTGCTGGGCATGGTGCTGGCGCTGGCCGCCGCGGGCATGCTCGTGGCCAGCAATGCGGCGTATGTGAATCACGGCGCCCAAGTGCGGCTGGACGACGGCGGCAGGCTGGCGCTGGCCTTGATCGGCCAAGCGCTGCGCCAAGCCGCTTTCGTCAACTGGGAATCAGGACAGGCGCCCGGCGTGCCGCAGGACCGCAGCGCCAGCATTGCCGGCCTGGACGCGCACATCTTGCCACGCGCCAGCCAGGCCATCGATGGCGCGCGGCCAGGGGGCGTCAATGGCAGCGATGTGCTGGCGCTGCGCTTTGCCGGTTCCAGCGCCGGTTCCGGCGGCGCGGCGGCGGATGGTTCGATGCTCAATTGCGCCGGCTTTGCCGTGGGCGGCGGCGTGTCCGGGGCGGAGCAGGGCTGGAGCATTTTCTATGTGGCGCTGGCGGCTGATGGTGAAGCCGAACTGCGCTGCAAATACCGGGCCGATGCCGGCTGGACCTCCGACGCGCTGGTGCGCGGCATCGATACTTTCCAGGTGCTATATGGGCTGGATACCGACACGCCGCCTGACGGCATCCCCAACCGCTTCCTGAATGCGACTGAAATCAATGCGCTGGACGAGGCGCTGGTGCTGGCGGCCGGCAGTGCCAGCGAACGGCAGCTTGAACGCAATCGCAAGACCCATTGGAAGCGCGTTGCCAGCGTGCGCGTGGCCTTGCTGCTGCACGGCGAGTTTGCCTCGCGTCCGGCTGGGCCGCCGCTGCGCTATGCCTTGTTTGGACCGGAGTATGCGGACGAGCCGGGTGCCTTGATCGATGAAGCGGCCATGCCGAAATCGCTGCAGGAACGTGCGCGGCGCCTGTTCGCCATTTCGGTTGTCTTGCGCAATACCGGCAAGGGCTGA
- the pilV gene encoding type IV pilus modification protein PilV yields MGTRKMTAAAGFSLLEVLVAMLLLAVGVIGASAMQLHAVRTRHESAMLSAALQMAADMADRIRANAVSASLYLELDYESAREGAPPLPARQCRAAACTSGEMARFDTYQFRRLVHDSLPGGRARICRDTATWAAGRPRWECSGAAGAPLVIKLGWHTRNPDGTPVLEAAGEQPPAAVLVLAGVTL; encoded by the coding sequence ATGGGCACTCGGAAAATGACGGCCGCAGCTGGCTTCAGCCTGCTGGAAGTGCTGGTAGCGATGCTGCTGCTGGCGGTGGGCGTGATCGGCGCCTCGGCCATGCAGCTGCATGCGGTACGCACCCGGCACGAATCGGCCATGCTGTCGGCGGCGCTGCAGATGGCGGCCGATATGGCCGACCGCATCCGTGCCAACGCCGTTTCGGCTTCCCTCTACCTTGAACTTGACTACGAGTCGGCGCGCGAAGGCGCGCCGCCGCTGCCTGCGCGCCAATGCCGCGCCGCCGCCTGCACCAGCGGCGAAATGGCGCGCTTCGATACCTACCAGTTCCGGCGGCTGGTGCATGACAGCCTGCCCGGCGGCCGCGCGCGCATCTGCCGCGACACCGCCACCTGGGCGGCCGGGCGGCCGCGCTGGGAATGCAGCGGTGCGGCGGGCGCGCCCTTGGTGATCAAGCTTGGCTGGCACACCCGCAATCCCGACGGCACGCCAGTCCTGGAGGCAGCGGGAGAACAGCCGCCGGCCGCGGTGCTGGTGCTGGCCGGGGTGACGTTATGA
- the nrdR gene encoding transcriptional regulator NrdR: MKCPFCQHGETHVLDTRVSEEGDVIKRRRRCGNCDKRFTTYERIELMMPSVVKKNGNRTDYDPAKLRGSLSLALRKRPVAASAVDLAIQSIEEKLLTSGKREVDSGYVGELVMQELQRLDKVAYIRFASVYKNFEDLTEFQDAIEEVGQGRKPRQG; the protein is encoded by the coding sequence ATGAAATGTCCGTTCTGCCAGCACGGCGAAACCCACGTCCTCGATACGCGTGTATCGGAGGAGGGCGACGTCATCAAGCGCCGCCGGCGCTGCGGCAACTGCGACAAGCGCTTTACCACCTATGAGCGCATCGAGCTGATGATGCCGTCGGTGGTGAAAAAGAACGGCAACCGCACCGACTACGACCCGGCCAAGCTGCGCGGCAGCCTGTCGCTGGCTTTGCGCAAGCGTCCGGTGGCGGCATCGGCGGTCGATCTGGCGATACAGTCGATCGAGGAAAAGCTGCTCACCAGTGGCAAGCGCGAAGTCGATTCCGGCTATGTGGGCGAGCTGGTGATGCAGGAGCTGCAGCGCCTGGACAAGGTCGCGTATATCCGCTTCGCCTCCGTGTACAAGAACTTCGAAGACCTGACCGAATTCCAGGACGCGATCGAAGAAGTCGGCCAGGGCCGCAAGCCGCGCCAGGGCTGA
- the glyA gene encoding serine hydroxymethyltransferase, with amino-acid sequence MFAKDHTLANVDPELFAAIQNENVRQHDHIELIASENYTSPAVMQAQGSQLTNKYAEGYPGKRYYGGCEHVDVVEQLAIDRVKQLFGAEAANVQPNSGSQANQGVFFAVLKPGDTIMGMSLAEGGHLTHGMALNMSGKWFNVVSYGLTAEEDIDYDAMERLAHESKPKLIIAGASAFSKKIDFERFAKVAKAVGAYFMVDMAHYAGLIAAGLYPNPVPHADFVTSTTHKSLRGPRGGIILMKAEHEKIINSSIFPGIQGGPLMHVIAGKAVAFKEALSPEFVEYQKQVIKNADAMARTLIERGLRIVSGGTESHVFLVDLRAKNLTGKEAEAVLGQAHITCNKNGIPNDPQKPFVTSGIRLGSPALTTRGFKEAEAVQVANLVADVLDNPNDAATIERVKAAVKVLADKFPVYA; translated from the coding sequence ATGTTTGCAAAAGATCACACCCTCGCCAACGTTGACCCAGAGCTGTTTGCCGCCATCCAGAACGAGAACGTGCGCCAGCACGACCATATCGAACTGATCGCGTCCGAGAACTACACCTCGCCAGCCGTGATGCAAGCCCAGGGCTCGCAGCTGACCAATAAATACGCCGAAGGCTATCCCGGCAAGCGCTACTACGGCGGCTGCGAACACGTGGACGTGGTCGAGCAGCTGGCAATCGACCGCGTGAAGCAGCTGTTCGGCGCCGAAGCGGCCAATGTGCAGCCGAATTCCGGTTCGCAAGCAAACCAGGGCGTCTTCTTCGCCGTGCTGAAACCAGGCGACACCATCATGGGCATGTCGCTGGCCGAAGGCGGCCACCTGACCCACGGCATGGCTCTGAATATGTCGGGCAAATGGTTCAACGTCGTGTCCTACGGCCTGACCGCTGAAGAAGACATCGATTACGACGCCATGGAGCGTCTGGCCCACGAAAGCAAGCCTAAGCTGATCATCGCCGGCGCTTCGGCCTTCTCCAAAAAAATCGACTTCGAGCGCTTCGCCAAGGTGGCAAAAGCCGTTGGCGCCTACTTCATGGTGGACATGGCCCACTACGCCGGCCTGATCGCCGCCGGCCTGTATCCAAACCCTGTGCCGCACGCCGACTTCGTCACCTCGACCACCCACAAATCCCTGCGCGGCCCGCGCGGCGGCATCATCCTGATGAAGGCCGAGCACGAGAAGATCATCAACTCCTCGATCTTCCCAGGCATCCAGGGTGGCCCGCTGATGCACGTGATCGCCGGCAAGGCCGTCGCCTTCAAGGAAGCGCTGAGCCCTGAATTCGTGGAATACCAGAAGCAGGTGATCAAGAACGCCGACGCCATGGCCCGCACCCTGATCGAGCGCGGCCTGCGCATCGTCTCCGGCGGCACCGAGTCGCACGTGTTCCTGGTCGACTTGCGCGCCAAGAACCTGACCGGTAAGGAAGCCGAGGCGGTGCTGGGCCAGGCCCACATCACCTGCAACAAGAACGGCATCCCGAACGACCCGCAGAAACCTTTCGTCACCTCCGGCATCCGCCTGGGCAGCCCGGCGCTGACCACGCGCGGCTTCAAGGAAGCGGAAGCGGTGCAGGTTGCCAATCTGGTGGCCGATGTGCTGGATAATCCGAACGACGCCGCCACCATCGAGCGCGTGAAAGCCGCTGTGAAGGTCTTGGCTGACAAGTTCCCAGTTTACGCCTGA
- a CDS encoding SDR family oxidoreductase, whose protein sequence is MIVFITGATAGFGAAMARTFAAQGHKVILSGRRADRLQALAAELGELALPLTLDVSDKAAIHATLAALPAGWQEIDVLINNAGLALGVKPAHEAPLEDWETMIATNCTGLVTMTRAVLPGMVERGRGTVINLGSVAGHYPYPGGNVYGATKAFVEQFTLNLRADLIGTGVRATNLAPGLCGGTEFSNVRFKGDDAAAAKVYEGTQPLTAEDIAATAYWIATLPPHINVNLIELMPTCQGFSPFNIKRG, encoded by the coding sequence ATGATCGTTTTCATCACCGGCGCGACGGCCGGCTTCGGCGCCGCCATGGCGCGCACTTTCGCCGCCCAGGGCCACAAGGTTATCCTCAGTGGCCGCCGCGCCGACCGCCTGCAGGCCCTGGCCGCCGAACTGGGCGAGCTGGCGCTGCCGCTCACCCTCGACGTCAGCGACAAGGCCGCCATCCACGCCACGCTGGCCGCCCTGCCCGCCGGCTGGCAGGAAATCGATGTACTGATCAATAACGCCGGCCTGGCGCTGGGAGTGAAACCGGCCCATGAAGCGCCGCTGGAAGACTGGGAAACCATGATCGCCACCAATTGCACCGGCCTGGTGACGATGACGCGCGCCGTGCTGCCCGGCATGGTGGAACGCGGGCGCGGCACCGTGATCAACCTCGGCTCGGTGGCCGGCCACTATCCCTACCCGGGCGGCAATGTGTATGGCGCGACCAAGGCTTTCGTCGAGCAATTCACGCTCAATCTGCGCGCCGACCTGATCGGCACCGGCGTGCGCGCCACCAATCTGGCGCCCGGCCTGTGCGGCGGCACCGAGTTCTCCAATGTGCGCTTCAAGGGCGATGACGCGGCCGCCGCCAAGGTGTATGAAGGCACCCAGCCGCTGACGGCCGAGGACATTGCCGCCACCGCCTACTGGATCGCCACCCTGCCGCCGCACATCAATGTGAACCTGATCGAACTGATGCCAACTTGCCAGGGTTTCTCGCCATTTAACATCAAACGCGGCTAG
- the ybgC gene encoding tol-pal system-associated acyl-CoA thioesterase: MSSEFNWEVRVYYEDTDAGGIVYYANYLKFFERARTEWLRAIGVGQHQLLQEQDAMFVVKSVSADYHAPAKLDDVLHLSLKIEKLGRASLVVVQEARTGGALLNTARVKIGCVDSALRPRAVPDDVAARMRGFVL, encoded by the coding sequence ATGTCTTCAGAGTTCAACTGGGAGGTGCGTGTCTATTACGAAGACACGGATGCCGGCGGAATCGTTTATTACGCAAATTACCTGAAGTTCTTCGAACGCGCGCGCACTGAGTGGCTGCGCGCGATCGGCGTTGGTCAACACCAGCTGCTCCAGGAGCAAGATGCCATGTTTGTTGTGAAGAGCGTGAGCGCCGATTACCACGCGCCGGCCAAGCTGGACGATGTACTACACTTGTCCCTCAAAATCGAGAAGCTGGGCCGCGCTTCCCTCGTCGTCGTGCAAGAGGCGAGGACCGGCGGCGCCCTGCTGAATACGGCGCGCGTGAAAATCGGCTGCGTCGATTCCGCCCTGCGTCCGCGCGCTGTGCCGGACGATGTCGCCGCCCGCATGCGCGGCTTTGTGCTCTAA
- the tolQ gene encoding protein TolQ, giving the protein MNVTQDLSFIALISNAHLIVQLIMALLLGISLISWTYIFKKLFDVRSARRQTIEFEKTFWAGGNLHALHQSAGSNRASSGALARIFEAGMGEFIKGKQAYANSRESLDVGAVLDGARRAMRAAFQREMDALEAHLAFLASVGSVSPYIGLLGTVWGIMNAFRGLANVQQATLSAVAPGIAEALIATAIGLFAAIPAVVAYNRFSHDIDRLAIRFESFVEEFSNILQRQSR; this is encoded by the coding sequence ATGAACGTCACCCAAGACCTTTCCTTCATCGCCCTCATCTCGAATGCGCACCTGATCGTTCAGCTGATCATGGCGCTGCTGCTCGGCATCTCGCTGATCAGCTGGACTTACATCTTCAAGAAACTGTTCGACGTGCGCTCGGCGCGCCGCCAGACCATCGAATTCGAAAAAACCTTCTGGGCCGGCGGCAATCTGCACGCCCTGCACCAGAGCGCCGGCAGCAACCGCGCCAGCAGCGGCGCCCTGGCGCGCATCTTCGAAGCGGGCATGGGCGAATTCATCAAGGGCAAACAGGCTTACGCCAACAGCCGCGAATCGCTGGACGTGGGCGCGGTGCTGGACGGCGCCCGCCGCGCCATGCGCGCCGCCTTCCAGCGCGAGATGGATGCGCTGGAAGCCCACCTGGCCTTCCTGGCTTCGGTCGGTTCCGTGTCGCCGTATATCGGCCTGCTCGGCACCGTGTGGGGCATCATGAACGCCTTCCGCGGCCTGGCCAATGTGCAGCAGGCCACGCTGTCGGCCGTGGCGCCCGGCATTGCCGAAGCGCTGATCGCCACCGCCATCGGCCTGTTCGCGGCGATTCCGGCCGTGGTCGCGTACAACCGTTTTTCGCACGACATCGACCGTCTGGCGATCCGCTTCGAGAGCTTCGTGGAAGAATTCTCGAACATCCTGCAACGCCAGTCGCGCTAA
- a CDS encoding biopolymer transporter ExbD: MASSFSSSMRGSRGGRKLKSEINVVPYIDVMLCLLIIFMVMPSSNNPSSVDLPHAEKAVRPPDSYIQISIKPNGALSIGIAGKNADAPETAPNRDAVVKKLKTLHTDNPEYPVLIAGDKESKYDDVIQLISEAKKMGIVRVGLATK, from the coding sequence ATGGCTTCTTCCTTCTCCAGCAGCATGCGCGGCAGCCGCGGCGGCCGCAAGCTGAAGTCCGAGATCAACGTCGTGCCGTATATCGACGTGATGCTGTGCCTGCTCATCATCTTCATGGTGATGCCCAGCTCGAACAATCCCAGCTCGGTCGACCTGCCGCACGCCGAGAAGGCCGTGCGTCCGCCCGACTCCTATATCCAGATTTCGATCAAGCCGAATGGCGCGCTGTCGATCGGCATCGCCGGCAAGAACGCCGACGCGCCGGAAACCGCGCCCAACCGCGATGCGGTGGTGAAGAAACTGAAAACCCTGCATACGGATAATCCCGAGTACCCGGTGCTGATCGCCGGCGACAAGGAAAGCAAGTACGACGATGTGATCCAGCTGATTTCGGAAGCGAAAAAGATGGGCATCGTGCGCGTTGGATTGGCGACGAAATAA
- the tolA gene encoding cell envelope integrity protein TolA codes for MATKPATASGPYRVPKRQNGWRAFTLAVAMHAVLFFFLWGGIRWQNTEPVAVEAEVWDMTTQAAAPPPEPAPEPEPQPEPTPTPPPVEAPPPPEKIAPPQPDPEIALQKKKKEKEEKERKLAEEKRLQKLEDEKEKKKLAEEKKKQEELRLAEEKKEADKKKKLDEEKAKKLAEKKEADKLAKNREAEMRRITGAVGNGSTGSTGTAAKSTGSRVDGGYLAALRAKVQSNVAYGGAKQDIEAVFRVSQMPTGEIISVRKIKSSGNPSYDAAVENAINKSSPLPKKKDGTVERDLDLVFNMKDLP; via the coding sequence ATGGCGACGAAACCGGCAACAGCAAGCGGCCCATACCGGGTACCCAAGCGGCAAAACGGCTGGCGCGCATTCACGCTGGCCGTGGCGATGCACGCCGTGCTGTTCTTCTTCCTCTGGGGCGGCATCCGCTGGCAGAATACGGAACCAGTGGCGGTGGAAGCCGAGGTATGGGATATGACGACCCAGGCGGCCGCGCCACCGCCGGAACCGGCGCCTGAACCCGAGCCGCAGCCGGAGCCAACGCCTACCCCGCCGCCGGTGGAAGCCCCGCCGCCGCCGGAAAAGATCGCGCCGCCGCAGCCCGATCCTGAAATCGCCTTGCAGAAGAAGAAAAAAGAAAAAGAAGAGAAAGAGCGCAAGCTGGCGGAAGAAAAACGCCTGCAAAAGCTGGAAGACGAAAAAGAGAAGAAGAAACTGGCCGAGGAAAAGAAAAAGCAGGAAGAACTGCGCCTGGCCGAAGAGAAAAAAGAAGCAGACAAGAAGAAAAAGCTGGACGAGGAAAAGGCGAAGAAGCTGGCCGAGAAGAAGGAAGCCGACAAGCTGGCCAAGAACCGTGAGGCGGAAATGCGCCGCATCACGGGCGCGGTCGGCAACGGCAGCACCGGCTCCACCGGCACGGCGGCGAAATCCACCGGCTCGCGCGTCGACGGCGGTTACTTGGCCGCGCTGCGCGCCAAGGTGCAAAGCAATGTCGCTTATGGCGGCGCCAAGCAGGATATCGAAGCCGTCTTCCGCGTCTCGCAGATGCCAACTGGGGAAATTATTTCGGTCCGAAAGATCAAGAGTAGCGGCAACCCGTCTTACGATGCCGCTGTGGAAAACGCCATCAACAAATCTTCACCTTTGCCAAAGAAAAAGGATGGCACAGTGGAAAGAGATCTTGATCTGGTGTTCAATATGAAAGACTTACCTTGA